One genomic region from Salvia hispanica cultivar TCC Black 2014 chromosome 2, UniMelb_Shisp_WGS_1.0, whole genome shotgun sequence encodes:
- the LOC125206552 gene encoding uncharacterized protein LOC125206552, producing MPQDRVDEMTWEDFKTEVYDKYIPKSYRKTKAAEFYNLTQGRLTVTEYDRALCDMTRYAPEQADTDEKLADKFHEGLRHEIKMALAVHGRLTYAEALALALDVEAAMPKERNTGNISPALPPPQYSRDKRRWDEGRTLYDNKRYRPTPSRAPYGGGQTSFNQRSDPRARPPQCNVCVKYHFGECRMPNPIRCFSCGGNGHVSRECPSRNAGNGGRQNHQGFRQPPRAPPMGPGANRDQPQRQQQPFRPRPPAQARAYAVNQTQPRNEQGKHENGNLVGIGEILDTPIVILFDTGASHSFISELCVHTLNLPACKYQHRMMVSSPVGGTVEISRTCSNLEFALGERKLVGNGRRRCNPRNGLVDREL from the coding sequence ATGCCCCAGGACCGAGTGGACGAGATGACGTGGGAGGACTTCAAGACCGAGGTATATGACAAGTACATCCCTAAAAGTTACCGCAAGACGAAGGCAGCCGAATTCTACAACCTAACCCAAGGACGTCTAACCGTGACCGAGTACGACCGCGCGCTCTGTGACATGACCCGCTATGCGCCAGAACAGGCCGATACTGACGAGAAGCTGGCCGATAAGTTTCATGAGGGCCTGAGACACGAGATCAAGATGGCATTGGCCGTCCATGGGAGACTTACATACGCAGAGGCGCTGGCCCTCGCACTGGATGTTGAAGCGGCGATGCCTAAGGAGAGGAACACGGGGAACATCAGCCCAGCACTACCTCCGCCACAGTACTCCCGGGATAAAAGGAGATGGGATGAGGGAAGAACCCTATACGACAACAAGCGATACCGTCCCACACCGAGCCGAGCACCGTACGGAGGAGGGCAGACTTCATTCAACCAGAGGAGTGACCCCCGAGCAAGACCGCCCCAATGCAACGTATGCGTCAAGTATCATTTTGGGGAATGTAGGATGCCGAACCCGATTAGGTGTTTTAGCTGTGGGGGAAATGGTCACGTCTCTAGGGAGTGTCCGAGTAGGAACGCGGGGAACGGGGGAAGGCAAAACCATCAAGGATTCCGTCAGCCGCCGAGAGCGCCACCAATGGGACCGGGAGCGAACCGGGATCAACCTCAGCGGCAGCAACAACCTTTCCGCCCAAGGCCTCCTGCCCAAGCAAGAGCATACGCCGTGAATCAGACGCAGCCCAGAAATGAGCAAGGGAAGCACGAGAACGGAAATTTGGTAGGTATAGGCGAGATCCTCGATACCCCCATCGTTATATTGTTTGACACGGGTGCATCGCATTCTTTTATATCTGAACTATGTGTGCATACCTTAAACTTGCCTGCTTGTAAATATCAACATAGGATGATGGTGTCCTCACCAGTAGGAGGAACAGTAGAGATTTCCCGAACTTGCTCGAACTTAGAATTTGCCTTAGGAGAACGTAAGTTAGTCGGCAATGGGAGACGTCGATGTAATCCTAGGAATGGACTGGTTGACCGCGAACTTTGA